Genomic window (Tribolium castaneum strain GA2 chromosome 2, icTriCast1.1, whole genome shotgun sequence):
ttaattgctttaaaaaagaTCAAAGTGGAGCAATAAGTTGAGAATATGAAGaatataaaaacatcaaaagaTATGTTTGAAGAAAgttataacaaaacaaaaagaatacttttggttcactttcataaaaaccattgtggtggaattgACTAACCTGTTACTACGAAAACTCATCTTaaagttaatgccaagagAAGGAAATGCAGAATTTCATAGCttcaacaaatattttaacaagaAAAGGGTTGCAAGAAAACAGAAGGAAAAAGATGcgttgacaaaaaataaaaaatcatgaaataatttgaaattacaaaatataaaaataagtggTTTCGGTTGAATGAACAAAGGATAACTGAAGTAACTGctttaaaaaagacaaaaatagaaaaagtcGAAGTTGAGAATGTAAAGGTAGAAAGAAAATCCAAAAGAGTTAACAGATGTTTAAAGAAAAGgaagcaaaaaaatgaaaaagataCAAAAAGAGAGTACCTTCTTGCAGTGATATTTAGTTTAAtctttaaatttcttttaaatgttaaatataTCAAAAAGAAAGAATTAACCAATTCACCAATCAACCAACAAAGTCAACAGGTGTTTGCAGAAAAAGAAGCTAAaccaaaataagaaaaaaaatgagcaaaaaaaaaaaataggagaATGCTGTaaagagaaaacaaaaaatagagaaagAAGAAACTTTAAAGCTTCAGCacatgttttaacaaaaaaagttaactgTAGAAAAGAGAAGCAATAAATGAAGGAGATAGGTGTGttgaataaaaagacaaaagcCGTATATATTCGGTATTGgtaaagttggacttttgatattttgtaaccgttactgataCTCTAGGAcgtattttaggaaaatattttttattatacagagtgtcccaaaaagGTTTGATGTCATAAAAATACTTACCTATTAGCAATTGAACACCTTTTGGGCCATACATTATCTGAGTGGTGTAATTCTTTTTATATTCGAAagatcatttatttttaaataatttttgtatcggCCTTGGTTTTGgaataaaagtatattttatgTAGTAGTGTCAACATTTCGGACATTcgtcaataattatttttggtttaaaaatgcatttaattatttaattattacaattgtaattattaattttttcctatcgacaggaaaattttaattagttgtgttGAGAAAAATCCAACGATTTTTATATATTcacatttttgtgaaaaatttctttttttgttcaaattattaaccaaatacattattgttttctaCCACACGTATATAAAGAAACTAAAgccaaaataaaaagaataataatttaaaaaccaatactactaataataataaaccaaCATCTGAAATGTTGACagtttcatttaaattatttttttgctcaaagaTCGAAACCGGTAcaagaatacaaaaaaaaacttttaaaaaagaataggTCGttcgaagaaaaaaaaagaattacacCATTCGGGTAacgtataacaaaaatatgtcttAAATTGTTGATTGGTGAGtactttacaaacaagaaaaaaaagcaATAGTATCCAAACATGTGGTTTTgacgcaaattatttttaccaaatttcaaagaaattgattattcaattaaagttattaaagaaaatcgaaaatcattttaaaattttggtgtCCTCTAAACTTTGGTCCCTATAGTACCCATCTTTTcgttacaccctgtatacataATATCtgcaaaatatcaaaactccaactttaataataactgagctacagaagacgggacCTGGTCTAGACCAAAGCCAGTAGATATACTAAAGTAGCGACACGGACCTTGACAGGGCAACAATAACGATTATATACTCTAGAGAGGGCGCAATTATCGAAATTCGACATATACCgcattatttacataaaatgcCTAGCCTTGAAAAGCCTTAGTAAGTgcgttttgtctctgtttcTACGTTTAATCTTCACTAAATGAAATTGCTAAAGGGGATGCGTAAAAGAGATATTCGTTAAAGGTCACATTAGATGATAGATTTAAATCGAGAATGTATTTAAACAGGCAGTTTAGTTTTCCAAGGCtcgacattttttgtaataacgcTGTAATTTTAAAGGTTCGTCAAATTGTCAGTAATTTTGAACATAcgtcaaaactgtcaagattctctcacttttgaaaaattggtaaagaGTACAGTGATTCTGGTGTTCATCTGTAGTTTTACTGTGGTTATTGGTTATGAACAGATTCCATGGAACTTTCAAACCTGTGCTTCAAtcacgtaaataataaatcgacaccaaaaacattaaacaaaggGGCCTCCAGACTGTTCAAAGTCGTCCACATTACGAAGCACGTCTGTGTGAGAATACTGGAAACtcattcaaacaaaaattgtttaagaaaTGTGGTAGGTATCAACTTGAAAGAGAAATTTCTAAGATAccaaattttcattaagtatTTCAGGTAGATTTAAACAATACTTCCTTGAAAATTCATTCTAAATTATTAGATTAGATGGGAAAGAATTTAAGACCGCTCTGCTTACACTGACCtttgtttcacaaaatttaatgcatctAAATCTGGGAATTGTAGCGCATCGAAGTTTAGTGGACTTTTTATAGCCACTTATTTACAGCAACGAtgttatacaaaatttaaataataaagagaAATTCAGGttgtattatttctattttttaggtAATATCGAGGTGTAAACCGTAccccaaattttgtacaccaGATGGTTTTCTGTGATTTAATTATGATTCCTTCTGATTTtccctaaatttttaaagtgatttccttaaaatttcttgatttACTCAATTTTGTACACTGATTTCCTCTGCGGTTTACCTCTCGGGTAAtattgaaaacatttacttttcTTGTTTCAAAAGATGTCTTGGTTTCATAGCAGTTGTTAATAGTGTtgagggaaaaaattaaatttaattaaaaaaaaaaatcgaccaaTTTAAAATCCTGGAGGAATTAAATACGATAACCTGTAAAAACACTAAGGGagcagtttattaaaattagaaatataGGTAACAAACTTTTTCGTTAAATACAAAGTTCAAATTCCTTTAAGAAATGAATTCACTGTTGAAGCGCCGGCACCTTCTTCGAAATGTCCATAAGAGGTGCTGTATTCTACGCATTCTAAAAGCCTTTCTCATTGCAATGTTCAGTTGAATTTAGGGATtatatgatttatttttacatgaGTGAAGCACAGGTTTGAAGGTTTTATGCTATCTGTACACATAAACAGTAATAACCAGGGTGAAATTATAGACAATCACCGAATTTATTGTTCTGAttcaccaatttttcaaacgtgAGAAAATCttgacatttttgacgtacatttttgaattctGATGGTGGAGCCATCTGTAGAGTGTATAATCGTTATTGTTGCCATGTCAAGGTCCGTGTCGTTACTTTAGTATATCTACTGGCTTTGGTCTAGACCAGCctgtataacaaaaaaaactcacaGCAGACAAAAATTTGACATTAATTATGTCATATACTAAtgagttttaattatttataatcttGACAAGTGGACAAACGAATCAATCAAAACAtacgaaataattaaaacacacTCTATGGAAccatacaggctgttccaacGAGCtgaaaaagtccattattgacttttaaataattgaaaaataaatatttttcacaaaagccgtattagaaataaataaaaaataacaaaaaaaaacctcAAATACCTTGGATATCAAATCCCTGGCCCCACTTGGCACATCTTCTGGAAATTTCAGATCCACGTGTCGGATTTTATGGTACGTTTCCTCACTTGTCTTCGATTCAAATGGCGGATGTCCgaccaaaaattcataacaaagCACACCTAAACACCAATGATCCACGTATTTCCCATATCGCCTATGTTCGACCATTTCCGGAGGAAGATAATCTAAAGTTCCGCACATTGTATCGCGTTGTAACGACGGCGAATGGACCGACCATCCAAAATCGGCCAATTTTACGTTTCCTTCATATGTTAAGAGtaaattttccggtttaatATCTCGGtgaataacacattttttgtggCAGTAATTTACAGCGTCTGCTACTTGATACGTGTATTTGGCGGCTCTATAAATATGGATTTcgtaaaaagcaaaaaaaaattgtcacaaaTTACTCTTTTTCAGTGAAATGCCCGCCCATGCCTGCTTGAAGATGCTTGTAGAGTTCGCCTTTACCGGCATAATCAACGGCCAAGTAAATGCGGTGACTGTCATGGAACCAGCAAAGGAGTTGCAAAATATTGGGATGCCTGAAAATGAAAGGTAATTGAAGCAATCATATTTTCtcgttaattcattaatttttttttaaattagtattttaaattcattattataataaaatataatttttttagacgtTTTTCTCAAATGTACTCGTCTTactttctgtatttaaaagtATCTGTAAATATGTACTTAATGTTTGCCTTTAtgtatgtgatttttttttcagaatttttcgtccttttttgtagcaactaaatttggttaattaaaaatattaatatcactcaaattaaaaatacggCAATATTagttaaatgaaattttaggaTTTCTAGTGTTATTCTAAAACAGCAATGCTTAaatgtttttgagcaaaataatctaaattttacgtatttttatgataaaacaacatttaagcatcgtttattttcagatgacaagaaataatcatttttataGCTACATAATAGTAATTCATTACTTTTAattatgtagaaaaaaaattaaaaaatttacaggtataaagaaaaataccaAGTATATATATGTATTTAACATCAAATGGTGAATTCTGTGtgattatttttgagaaataagtaaaaatatacttttagtagATTCATCCTATATTTATAAGGAAACAAGACTTGCTTGTTAAGGTGgtgtaatatttattatttattatacagataaatatttattagctgtttaaaaactataaaaatgccaacgtcAAAATTagatgttataaattattcaggcactcgaaaaaaataatagctaatgtaattattagttTCAATGGGAAATCTAGTCATTATTAGCTATTTTACATTTCTAGCAaccttatttaataaaataattcggtaaaatgcgacgttggcgtttttatagttttgaaacagctaatatttacattttacgtACGGTAGGTATAATTTTTATAGCG
Coding sequences:
- the aurB gene encoding aurora kinase C, coding for MSFREENVDIMAENFLKSVKIPSELKKPTTNLVKKMMSHDCYANPDYEWSLNDFELGRRLGRGKFGRVFIAREKKTGLIVALKTLLKKEIVEGGVEKQILREIEIQSHLKHPNILQLLCWFHDSHRIYLAVDYAGKGELYKHLQAGMGGHFTEKEAAKYTYQVADAVNYCHKKCVIHRDIKPENLLLTYEGNVKLADFGWSVHSPSLQRDTMCGTLDYLPPEMVEHRRYGKYVDHWCLGVLCYEFLVGHPPFESKTSEETYHKIRHVDLKFPEDVPSGARDLISKLLTRSSHKRMSLNDVMCHPWIFRNK